A region of the Silene latifolia isolate original U9 population chromosome 9, ASM4854445v1, whole genome shotgun sequence genome:
TTGGAACGTATGGATCTCGTTGCGGAGCATCGCGGTCTTTGAGGAAGGGTAGTACTTGGCCATAAATGCTTGGGCTAAGTcatcccaagtagtgaaagtatccggtgggtgaatgttcaaccaCCGGTCCGCTTTGCCGTCAACgaaaaacggaaacaacatcattctcaaggtgtcttcggacaccccattcttcttcatcatcgatactttcctcttaaacttccggaGATGAGCATGGGCATCCTCCTCAAGATGACCTCCAAACAAGTCCTTCTCAACTAACCCGACTTGGGCGGGGTGCATTTCAAAATTGTTTGGGGCCAAAGTGCCAAAGTTGATGGGattacatgaatcattatggttaggccggttgtgataactaagagccatttgtggtggGTGGTTCGGTTCTTGAtgtggtggtgtttgaggtggacTATTGTAATTAAGGAAGTTATGAAATGGGTTCTCTACTAAGGTCtcaattgtggtatttggttgaaTCGTAGTTGTTGTATCAAAATTTTGTGGGATGTGTGAGTTTGGTTGATCAATGTTTGCTTGGGTGGAATTGTTCCTCACTCTTTCAAGAGTCCTAGTCCTCAAGgttctaaaaagcctttcggggtcggagTTGAATAGGAGAGCTTGGTGATTCCTTCTAGGCATACACTTGACAAATCGTaagtctcctagtgtttttacacactagggaaaggcaaaaatcacacacactctacaaaCAACAATCAACTACTAAAGCAAAAATGACAATTGAGACAAGATTAATTAAAGCAAAGACTCTAAAtaaaactaagcataacctaacgccatccccggcaacggcgccatttgataATAGGAAATTTGTCGTCTACTTCCTATACCAAAACtatttataaaacccgaaaaagcgtagtatttagtcggggtcgaactCAAGGATGGTGGGGGTTGCTACGAAGTTCAATTAGGAGTCAAGTTTAATCAAAATTAAAAGAAAAGGTTTTGGTTATAATCACTAGAGCAAAAGACAaacaagatgatgataatgaatacGGTTAATTAAAAGCTAGGGCTTTCGGGGTCATCAATATGGTCTAGGGGCAAACATGAAGATCAAAAAGGGTCAATGGTGAAGGATTAACCTAAGATGAAGAACCAATGTCTTGGCTATCTTAAGGGTGGCTACTAATTTTCATTAAGTATCCCTCCTCTCCTAACATACATCAAGACTCCCAAAAACTTTCATTTCAAAGGAGAATTAAGCAATAATGGAAGAAAGGCAAAAGCTTTCACTTgagcaaatcaacaaacaccttgaGTGCAATGAATAGGAAAGTTAAACAATTTCACCAAAGACCAAAATATTCAAAGAATCAAGCCCCTAAATTCCATAAAGAATCACCCTAAACCCTAGAGGGaatctactcactcatgttaaggGAAATTATGCTAAATAGAGAAGAAAAGCAAACAACACAAGGAGGAGACATGATGAATGTTATAGCAATATCAAAGGAcaaggaaaatgtaaacaaatgataaacaagtaaaagaagggagagaaattataccaacaaaagaaaagatggaagcttgattgattaataggaaggaaaacccttcaaatatccccaatacaaacttcaacaaacaagtgtaaacaattgactattactagaactaactaattcttgctaaatattaataataattattgaaagattagtgCTTGATTAAGGAGGTATTACAATAAAAATGGaatatttttcagatctagggttgcgTGTCCAAGGGTTTAAGGagaggggtatatataggttACACAAGGATTAGGACCGAAATTGGAAATGGGCTTTGAAACACGTATGTGCActcccggccggtcaaccggccgccggtcatttgaccggctgggagtttccTGGATTTTAAATTGAAGTTTTGAAGTCATCAGGTGTgcacggccggtcaaccggccgccggtcccTGACCGGCTGGGGCACCCTTGACTTTGAAGCTTGACTTCGGCTTTTGAGGACTCCCGTATGGCGGCCACGGTcatttgaccggctgggagtttccTGTAACTTTCTTCAATTTCTTCGTCTTCAAACTCATAGTGTCTTCCCAGCCGGTTagccggccgccgggccaccggctgggggtACTTCTCCAACTTCCTTCCTTCATTTCCTTGTAATACGTACTCCCGGTAGGCTGGCCGTGCTTGGCCACCTACAGGTGAGGGTACTCCTCAGCATAATCCCCTTCATCTTTCATGCATAGCTTAGAAATCCCGTCTTTCTAGCTTCGTTTCGCCCGTTCCCGCCTCAATATCTGCAAGGGGGCCAAAGtgtcatagtaaagggaatcgGGACTAGAAACGAGAGTAAAGGGGGCACAAAACCGCCTTAAAAGGGGTCGAACAAGCatgaaaatagagggaaaaagagTGCAAAATGGTCCTATATCAGTTAGACAAGCTGTCCGTCTCTGACCGTTAGAGGGGGTGTAAGATGGAGGTCGTGCGTGAGTCGCAGGCAGTGGTACCGGTGTTGCTGGTGATGGCAGGGAAGGGGGTAGGGAGGGTTGTCTAAAGTACGGACATCATTGTTCATCCGTTATTGCTTGTTTgtacttttctttttcttttttcttttttaattttgttAAATATTTTGTAATTTAGAGGTATAATGGTCATTTACGTCCATAAAAGAGTaaaacccgtccatgaatgagcacTACCCTAAAAGTAAGAGACTATCTCtcccaagttttttttttttttttttttttgatgacgagggggttgaatcctccccgggcccatgcattcccacaccaccacatggaccatgtaagccacctccttcgggggctgcagtggccaagtgatcatcgccccagctggtagtcgaaccctggacctctcaactcctgcacttctgcaagcttcaaggtttaacccggctaccactggactaacagcACTTGGTTTCTCTCCCAAGTTTCGGTGTTTCGGCATTGCTATCAACTCGCACTATAGAAAACAACTTAAGTGGCATTAGCGATGAACAACACACTCTGTTAGTTGATTACTCTTACGACTTTACGACTAATTAGCGATGAACAACACACTCTTTTACTTAATTAGAGCACCATTACTTTTATGATGAATATtttaactaaagtaaataaaaattaaaatggtCTGTACTCCGTAGTATTTagcatgttttaatcatcataaaattTGTTTTGAAACAAACATACTTGTACTCATATTTTAAACAAAATGCTAAACTACTTTTGAAAAActcgtcctaccaattgaagtaAAGTGTTATTACTTTAATTCTAACACGAATATTACCGTTTTAAGAGAAATTAACTATTTAATTATTGAATTTTTTAATTAAATGGCGTTCTAAATCAAATTATTTACGAAATGGGTCAGTTGTGGCGAAACCTAGTAATCGATGAAACTATCTCCCTTCAACAGGCCATTCTCCATAGTCCACCcttaagggtccgtttggatacaattttaggagggaaggggaggggaaggggagtgaggggaggtgaagggaggggagagaaggcagttcatagactatacaactggatgtacaatgCTATTGTACATCCAgggttattttagtctttttctaaTACAATTATTAAATCCTAAAATAATAAACCTAAAACAAATCAAACATAATCACTCCTCTCCATAACTGCTTCCCTATTCTAACTACTGATCTCCATCTTCTTCCCTTATACTTAATTATCTTCCCCCTCTAAATTATTCAATCAACTATCACAACTCTCATTCTTCAATCAAAATCATTAAGAAATTAATCAATTTTTACCATCAATGGTGGACGGAGCTTTATTGGTTGATTGCCGATGACTCGAATTCTTTATATATCCATCTTTTTTCCATTATGCCTTACATAATCATCCTCTCCCTCTAGTTTATTTAATCTATTATAACTCTCTTTCTTCAATCGAAATCAATTTTTACTATCAATGATTGATGATGGATGGCTCGAATTCTTCATATTTAAGCTCGAGTTCTATTGTCAATAACGCATCTAGTATGTGTAATAGCTCGACTTCTTAGATAACTTGGAAAAGCCCTGGGAAATTCAATTGGCAAGTCACGCATCAGGTGGAGCTTTAATGGCTAATGATTGATGGCtcgaattttttttatataagctCGAGTTCTATGTTCAATAACACATGTATTATGGGTAATAGCTCGACTTCTTAGATGACTTGCAAAAGCCTTGGGAAATATAATTGAGAAGTCATGTTTAGTTATATCATCTTGTTCAAAGAACATATCAATAAGGATATAAAAGTAACTTAAAAATAGTTTGTATataaaatttcaacaaaaaacTCTACATTACAATTAGAACTAAAAGACTAGATATAGACTCAAAATCTCATGTAAATAATATTTTGTTGAACCATTAGTAGATGTAATGCCAAGAACTCGAAACATATACTAAAAACATGAAGAATTGTTGAAATGGGTAAACATAACCTCAAAATATATAGCTCGAGTTCTTTATATATTAGCTCGAATTCCTCAAAATATATAGCTCGAGTTCTTTATATATTAGCTCGAATTCTAGCCAGATGTATAATGAGCATTATACAACTGGATGTAGGATCCTATTtgtggagagaaggggagggcaaatgggatgtggatgtttggataacaaaaattataaagggaaatggaaggggaggaatgagggagatgaagaatggatggaggattaAAGGATGTTGGTAAtataattagagtccaaataatgttttctttccaaatcttgccaccattggaaagattatagtttgttctataggagagaaaataagtcctctcatttctctccccctccatttcctttctcccatattttttatccaaacaaagtaaattaaattcctccctttccctcccctccccttctctccaattccttcaatccaaacggaccctaaacGTACAGTCTACAACTCTCCACACCCACAAAGTCTGGTATACTCTCTTTCAACACAACTCTCATTTTTCACCATTTACTCATTAAGTAAAGCTTAATTACCCTACACAATTCCAATTTGTTAAATGTCTTGCTGTTTCCCCATGGTTCTGGGTTCTGTTAATGGTGCTCTAATTAGGGCAAACCCACGTTTTAGTGACACAATTAATCTATCCCCTTCTGTTTCTTGCTTCAATCTTCATACCCATGTAAGTTTAATTTTACAGTATAATGCTTATCTTCTGCTTTTTGAATGTTAAGTGCTTTCTTTTCTAATCATGGAATCTGCAGAATTAATTTTGAGTTCATATAATAGCTTTAAATTCAAAAACATTAACTGGGTTGTTGGTGAATTTTTGTCTAAGGCTGAAATAATGTTAGGGTCGGAATTTTTCATCTTGGCTCATTTGGAAACAATTCGAATTTATTTCCGTTGATAATacaagggtaaggctgcataTATCGGACCTCCCTTACCTCCCAATTTGCGGGAGTCCTAATGTTATTGCTGGTGAAATAATGTTGGTTTTGAGAATGTGACTTTCCCAACTGgtagatatggagatttgaatgCAGTTCAGTTCTTTGAACAGTTTATGAAACAGTGGCAGTTTTGTTACTGAATTTGATTATTTTTGCAGTACAGTTCTTTAATTAATGTGAATAGTTAGTTGGttttatttcataatttttttcgGCCAGCCCAATTCACCGTAATTGTGTTTGTATAGCATAATGGACGAATTTAGATTTAAGATGGTGTCTGTTGACTGTAATTGATTTCATTGTATTTGCCATTACAGAATTGCTATGCAACTTTGCCAATTTCTGGATATTGTAAAAATATGTCAATCAGAAACCGGTTGATTGTAAGAGCTGGTCCGAAGAGTATTACATTTGATACAAAGTGTAGAGAAGCTCTGCGAGCTGGTATAGACAAGCTAGCTGATGCTGTTTCAGTTACATTAGGACCTAAAGGTATAAACTCCACAAATTAAGCTTCCATTTTCCGTTGTCTTGTTGTTTATGTTACTTCTGCTTCCCACTCCCTTTTTCTGTGTATAAACTGCGAAAATATAGTAAAATATGGATGGAAATGGAAGTTGATGATATATATGAGGTCACAAACTATAGTGACCGAAAATAACATACGAAAATGAAGTGGGAAGTTTATTCATGTACACCTTCAAAGAGGAAACAAGGTGTGTGTATTCATGGATCGCAGGACTAAAGTGGTGAATAAAAGAGTGTCCAGTTGCCCCTTATTTTACCCCATGCTGTCTGCACTCTGCAGTATGAGCTGTTGACAGTATTCTCTCTTAATAATCTACCATAATCGTCATTACATTTTTGGTGTTGAAGAAGAGAACTTGCAGGTTTTCTTGGTTATATTAGTGTGATGTTTGTAAAACAGTATAATGAATCTATGTCTGTCAGACTGTCACTGCCAGTTGTTTTTTAGGTGAACACTGCTGCACTATACGGAGTTATTTTCAATCATTAATTGTTTAATCGACTGTTAGTCCGTTATGCACTTAATAGAAGTAATCGAAGGACTGCAGTTTCAAATGAAGTGATCGGTACTTTCTCATGTGACTGGGTTCAATTCAGCTTAATATTACAAGTGAAATGACGGTTACGCACGGATTTAATGTATACTAGTGTGTGTGGGGTTTATATGATACCTATACTATCATTTCATTTGAGTCCAAATTGAAAGTGTGTTTATGAGCTACAATGGGTAAAATGTTAACCCTAGTAAACCAAAACCAGTTCATTTTGTTAAAATTCTATCCAATAAAATTTAGTTCTGTTCTGCTCAATCGCCTCAATGTTCATACAACAACATAATCTATTTTCAATGTCAATAAAGAGATAAGACTTTTCTTTTTCAGAATTATACGTCTTACATGCACAACAACAAATCGAAGAAAATGTATGTCATAACTCATAAAAGAATGAAACTCAATTTAAAATCCTGAAGAATCAAGCCAATAAGGATTATATTTGTCTGCTGATGGATATAATAGTTTAAAAAAAGCTTTCGCTTTAATTCTCGTGTGGTTGGAGGAGGTAGGTCCATTTCTGGAGCCTCATGTGGTATTTATAAGTTCCAGAAGTATAACTTTTTTAAAGAGAGCATTAATCAGTTCTTTCTACCGAGTATGCAAGCTTATTTGCTGATGTCTGCAATCTGTGCAAAGCAGAAACTAGTGGATCAGGTGTCTGACATTAGGTACCTTATAGGAGTCATTTTTGTTGTAGCTCTACATTTCAGCTGTCGTAAAGTGGTCCAATATCTAGCTTTTCAGGCAAAGTATATAGATTAAAAAAAAGGATACAACAATAGGTAAGGTTAGGAGCGGAAGTTTACAGGGTGCAGAAGCTTGATGGACATGAAATAGGAAGGACACACCATTATGGAGGGAGATTTCTACAGACTCTGTGTGATAGGATTATAGGAAGAAAGAGGCCGGGAGAGAAGACGGATGATCAATGAAGCATTTTATGTGTTGGTTACACCTTTATATAGCTTAATTGATATTCTCTGTGTTACTTTTGTATCCTTTAGTAAATAAGTTCTAACTATCAAAATTCATGATTGGTTCAACTGTAGCTATATGATGGATGAAGTCGGTATCAGTTATCATATATTCACGTACATGCTAAATAATAAAATCTAATCCGACCCTTTTTGGAAATATAAAAAGGTAAACTGTTAGGCAGCACCTGTTCAAGACGGAGTGACTACTTTCCCGGTCTTTTGCTTATTGGTAACAATCATTCATATTGTAGGTCATGTAGGATTGAGTAATGAGTTCCGGAAATACCTTTCCTAGACTAGTACTGGAAAAGATAGGATGGGAATAAGCCCAATAGAAGTCGTCAGGTTATTTTCATGCTCTCTAAATTGATTGACACTTCACTTTGTAATGCGAGTCATAATTACCAATCCACATCTCACAGGCAGGAGGCTCAAAATATGCTATTGGAGTGTAAAACTCTATACCTGAAAACTCCTACAAAGTGTAAACCCATGACTTCAACCTACATTTCACCTTTTCAGTGCTCACTTCTGCTGTCACATGTCAGGTTGCATATTAGTTAATACTATTCACTATTTTGCAGGGCGCAATGTGATTATCTCTGATTCAAAGAGTTTGAAAGTCATAAATGATGGTGTCACAATTGCAAAGGCAATAGAACTTCCTGATGCGGTTGAGAATGCTGGGGCAATGCTTATTCAAGAGGTCATAATTGGTTGCTTCATTTACATGCTTTATACCTTGAAATTTTTTTCTGGGCTTGAAGCAATATGCGATATGCTCTCTAGTGTGCATACAGGTTGCATCTAAGGTGAATAATGCAGCTGGTGATGGCACAACAACAGCAATTATTTTAGCTCGGGAAATGATCAAATATGGTTTATTAGCTATTAACTTTGGTGCCAATCCAAGTGGTGTAAGGCGAGGAATGGAGAAGACAGCGAATGAGCTTATCAGAATTTTGAAGAAGCGAAGTATTCCAGTTAAAGGAAGAGATAATATAAAAGGTAAATATCCTGTAAATTTTATATGAATGTATTATGTATATGTAAAATCAGCAACATTTAAGTCTCTACTTATATATGTTTTCCTCAGCTATCGCCTCCATTTCTGCTGGAAATGATGACTATATTGGAAATCTAATTGCTGATGCCATTGATCAGATTGGGGCTGATGGTGTGATCACTATTGAGACATCCTCCACTTCTGAAACTCATATAGTTGTCGAGGAAGGAATGAAGGTTTGAACATCTATCATGATATTTGTCTCATCATTGTTATAGAAACTGCGAAGTAGCAGATGGTCAATTCGTTTCTCAATGCAATTCCATTATGGGTCATTCAGACTTCAGAGGCAACTTTGTGTTTCAGTGCTGGGGCATGGGTATGTACATAAAGTTCCCTACCACTTTCCTAAGACATAAACGTTGAACTGGGGCCCTGTGTTGCTGTTGTTCACAGTTGTGCTGTGCACCTGTTTTGTTCCTGTATATGATACACAACTTAcgctcattatcatcatcatcagcagCAGCACGCTACTCTCCAGTGATATATAATGGCCCCCTCTAAGTAGGGTACTAAGGATTCTAATGTATTATGATGTTTCATTGAAAGTCAAACCCCTGCCTATGATTGTAGCACAACTAGTCATGAAAATTCGTAAAGTTGCATAAGAGGCTCTTAGTTATACACTGTTGAATCATGGTTGAGCTAGAATTTTGTATTGGACTTCATGCGATCCATGACATTTAGCAAGGTAGATTGGTTTTGCTTAATCAAGTCATCTTGAACTACTTGAAGAGTATATCCTATCATAATAAGGGTAGTAAACTATATGTGTGTTTAATGTTTGTATCAACGCTTTCTTTCTGGGGTAGTATCATAGGCCATTGATCTAGGAACCTCTCAGTTGTACAACTCTTTAGAGTATTGACTGTTTGGTTGGGGAGTGAGGCAATGATTGTCTATGGCTAACCCTAAGGTAGATAGTAGATACATATGAGGCGGTTATAATTGTTTATTTTGTTGCTTTTGTCTGGAAGTTTAAAGCCCCTTGTTCTAGTATTTGTGATtacatatttatcaaatacaACCTTCATGTTTTTTATCCTGCAGATCGACAAGGGTTATATGTCACCTCATTTTGTGACTAACCCGGACAAGTCTACTGTAGAATTTGAGAATGCTAAAGTTCTAGTCACTGATCAGAAGATATCTTCTGTGCAAGAGATTGTTCCTTTGTTAGAAAAGACTACTCAACTTAGTGTGCCTTTACTAATCATCGCGGAGGACATCTCAAAGGAAGTATTGGAAACACTTATTGTGAACAAAGCCAAAGGCGTTGTTAGAGCAGCTGTTGTGAAATGCCCTGGGTTAGGAGATGGCAAAAAGTCTTTGCTGCAAGATATCGCTCTCATGACAGGTGCGCAATTTTCTGTTCATATGTATTCTCCCTTCGCCCATGAATAAATTTCATGATTGCATAGCACATTGATCAAGGAAAAATAACATGTAGACAATGCAAGTAGAGGGAAGATGTGGGGTCTTAATCCACGCTGACCACAAATAACATACAAATGGGGAAAGATTCCAAGTAGGAAATCTGAATGTGGTCACCCAAAAAGGAAAGTAGAAATTTTTTTCATGGTTGGAGGTAGTAACGCATATTCGTTTATTTGTGGTCTGAATGATCCTTCCATATTGTATCAACCATACACAATAAATCATGTGTATATTTTAATTCCATGTGATTTCAGGTGCTGACTTTCTCTCAGCGGATTTGGGTCTTTGCATTGGATTTGCCACTTCTGATCAGCTTGGTATAGCCAGAAAAGTAACCATATCAAATAACTCCACCACTATTGTTTCAGACCCTTCAACAAAAGCCGAAATCCAAGCAAGGATTTTGCAGATAAAGAAGGATTTAGCTGAAACTGATAGCTCTAGTTTCTCCAAGAAACTTGCTGAGAGAATTGCTAAGCTCTCTGGTGGTGTGGCAGTAATCAAGGTGATGTGAGCATTTTGTATTAGAGGTTTCATTAGCATTTGAAACTTTTTAAGGCTTGTGACCAGTGGGTGCTGAGTCTGCTGACTAGTGAGAACTGTCAAATATCTGTTCTAGAGTTTCGTTAGAGACACGTGTTTGAAAATTTATTTTTTCTTGCCCGAGATTTTTGACCAAATGGGTTGTAGATCTCTCTGTCATCTTATTGGCTAAATGGATCATGATTAAGTCTGTTCCAAGAAAGCGAGGTATGTCTTCATAACTTGTAAGATGTATAACCCAGAAGGTCCTGGGCTATTCTCATAAATGAAACCTACGAGAGTAAGCTACCATTAGGATTCAAAGATTGGGCCTTTGAGTTTAAAGTTCCATGCTGAAATCTCACTTCAGAACATTAGGACCTCTCTGTGTTTTGTCGTAAATTACGGAGTTACGTGGGTAATCTTGCCCAAAACATGCGTTTTCATTTTGTCTTAATTAGGAACTCCTATCATGCGACTTTCGGCTAGTGGGAGTGTGGGACGGTGGGAGGGTAGAACCAGTTGCTTTCAATTACCTTTCTTTAACATCTATTGGCTAATGGCTATTGCAAGATTGAGTTGTGAATTGTGACCTATTTATTAGCGAAGGTCTCGTTACTGATCTTTGTGTCAAGAAATTTGTGCCGTGAATATATTTTTATTCTATTAGCAATGGAgcggttttggttttgattttacTAGGGTTTATTCAGAGGGCAGTCCTTACTGAAACATGTCTTGGAAGCCATTATTTATGTCATAGTGCATTTGCTGATCAACCAATTATCTTGTGAACCTTCAGGTTGGAGCTCACACTGAGACTGAGCTTGAGGATCGTAAACTTAGGATCGAGGATGCAAAAAGTGCCACATTTGCTGCCATGGATGAAGGAATAGTCCCTGGTGGTGGGGCAACTTATATCCATCTCTGTGAAGAGATTCCTTCGATCATATCTTCATGGGAAGACACCGATGAAAAGATTGGGGCTGAGATATTGAGAAAGGTATGGTGATTGGTGACTCTTAATTAGCCATGCTTGCTATTGGACCTACTTGTTAATTGTCATCATATTCGTGtttaccttttattttattgcaaAGGAGACACCTAGCTACCAACCATGTCATCCTGCGAACCTATCTATTAAATACGTAGTTATCACTGTGAACTTAAGTTGGACCAAGCATCCTATGGGTTAGTTGTTAAGAGTTAACCTCTCTTACCTAACGTTCTCAGTCGCTACCTTCCTCTTTCTTGAATGTGAGTTGTAGATTAACCAAGGCAATAGAGTAGGACCTTGACTAATTATAAAAGTTGCGAATTTGGTCGTGGACTAGTTGAAGGTTGCAAAATATCGGTACCATGATGTAGCGTATTTAATGATGGACCGCCACCCCTGCGGCCGTAATTGAAAGAGCGTTTATTAAACATGTTAGTTTCTTAAGATCTGAAATTTGAGTTGGGTTTTCACGTTTGTAGCCTATATTTTCTCTTATGAAGTCAGATG
Encoded here:
- the LOC141599118 gene encoding chaperonin 60 subunit alpha 2, chloroplastic-like; its protein translation is MSCCFPMVLGSVNGALIRANPRFSDTINLSPSVSCFNLHTHNCYATLPISGYCKNMSIRNRLIVRAGPKSITFDTKCREALRAGIDKLADAVSVTLGPKGRNVIISDSKSLKVINDGVTIAKAIELPDAVENAGAMLIQEVASKVNNAAGDGTTTAIILAREMIKYGLLAINFGANPSGVRRGMEKTANELIRILKKRSIPVKGRDNIKAIASISAGNDDYIGNLIADAIDQIGADGVITIETSSTSETHIVVEEGMKIDKGYMSPHFVTNPDKSTVEFENAKVLVTDQKISSVQEIVPLLEKTTQLSVPLLIIAEDISKEVLETLIVNKAKGVVRAAVVKCPGLGDGKKSLLQDIALMTGADFLSADLGLCIGFATSDQLGIARKVTISNNSTTIVSDPSTKAEIQARILQIKKDLAETDSSSFSKKLAERIAKLSGGVAVIKVGAHTETELEDRKLRIEDAKSATFAAMDEGIVPGGGATYIHLCEEIPSIISSWEDTDEKIGAEILRKALLAPAKTIAANAGVDGDVVVEKTRSSEWRVGYNAMTDKYEDLVEAGVIDPCRVPRCALQYAVSIAGLVLSTQAILVDRFRKPKPSVPHVPGISP